The sequence AGTCTTGCATCAAATGGTTGTACATAAAAACCAAAACCTCAGCAAGCTTTGAGATGCTTCTTTTTAATGTTAAGAATTGTTTGGCATTTCTTGctccttttgtttcttttgactTCTAGTTGAGCATGAAAGAACAAGCACTCTCTTCCTTGTATTtgagtttttcttcttttttctgggGATTGGGGAGGGGACGTGAAGGGAGAAGGGAGAAGGGCCTAGGGCTTTGAATTAGAATAATTGCATTTCCATATCTACCAAGTGGTTTTGGTGTGCTTGAGTGCTTGTTTAAACTGATGTATATCATTCTTTCTAGCTTCaagctctttctttctttttttccctctctctctctctctctctctctctctcttttaagaatcataatagtaataataataaattgtgtCCAAAGACATGTATCATGTTGTATATAAAATAGTTACTAGTTATTTTAATACAATCTAACCGTGGCCTGTTCATGATCTCCGGGTTGGGTTTTGTAGCAGCCACCTATTTGTTGATTCTAAACTTTGAAATCCTTCGAATCTTCTACATATAAATATCCCTTTTGTAGCCACCTAATGGAAGTGAAAATCATTAAATGTGTTTCAAAAATGttcttttaaaagaaaagagtATGTACTCTTTCAAACCAGCGAGTTCGATCCAATCCGGCGGACTTTAGAGCCAGAAATGCATACATTCACTCTTTCAAACCAGCTAGTTCGATCCAATCCAGCTGACTTAAAGAGTTCCAACCTATTGTAGGATTCTAAGAGCAAATTCGCCGTAAAGAGGTGACTCATTGTCTCTATGCTATTGTCTTCTCCCTCTATTCCTCCTTAGAAACAAATAACCTACTCCATCTTCCACGATCTCACTCCATGCATTTGTTTCTGTCGTTCATCACTCTTTTGCCAGAACTTACTCTAAAAAATTagacatatttttctatttcttatattttccaAAAGGACTAGATATTCTTtgcaaaaaaaacattttaaatagtTCATTCGCGTAAagtttaataataaatgttcAACACATGTTGCACCATATCAGCAATGAGGAAGTCGAATAtctatttcattttcatatcaATCAGAAAAAATGGAATGGGAGGTGGGTTTTGTTGGGGTTGGTCCAACTTCCTACAAAATAAATGTGTAATGTATTACTCGGttgttttttgataaattgggaaAGGGAAATTTATAAATTGGGTCATTGAAAATTGAGAATTTTTCAACCATGTTAGGTAGGGTAGTTGATCACCAACATCATCAGCAGGTTTATTTTATCAAACTAAATTTGATAGAACAGATATATGTACCATTATGCCCTTtaacttgtttattattttttctaaatgttTGGTcctatttgaaaataaaaaagatgaaaataaaaatgaaaaaagaaaaaatcacctGCAAGTTTTGTCTGCACGCTAGGACTTGGTAGATTCATGCCTCACGTTCTTTAAAATCCAATCGCAAGAATGAGAAATTCTCAATGGAGAATATGACataaatgtatataataatataggattttaataatgaaatattacatacgtaatttaaaaattcacGTTATCAGTATCCTgtggcctttttttttaaaaaaaaaatttaaaaaaaattgcatgattGATTGGCAACTTAATTTGTCAAAAGATTCCtctaaaaaaaatgtcaaaaaaattcatagatGGAATGGTTTTGAGTTTTTAATCATAAACCAGTattcttcttttaaaaaaataaaataaaattttcaaagtaataaacaaattttagtCAAATAAAATTGGCAATGCCTTTTATTGATTAGACTTTGAAAACAATATAGGTgtcattgaaaatatatatatatatatatatatatcataaaagaAAGGGTTgccttgcaaaaaaaaaaaaaattatataaaaattttacgaAAGTCACAAAATGGATGAAGACGGAAAATGAATCTGGCGTGTTCAATATGAAggagacctttttttttttttttttttttccttttttcctttttctcttttggggTTAATAAACAAAGGAGTCCAACggaattaattagaaattactTGTAGAACATACACATTGTTGTAATTAAACCACTCCTatactttctttccttttttcttttttctttttttgacaaataCTTCTTTCTACTTGATATTCAAATTACATAGCGtaagtaatatatatgtatatttttttgaaaccgCGTGAGTTTCTGGTtcatgaaattatgatttttttttattttttattttttgggtatggTCCTGTATAATATCTCATCTTCCATGTTATTATGTagatgcaaaaaataaaataaaataaaataaaatcttaactACCCCGACCAAAGTTCTGTTCATTTTTATGAaactaatcaaaataaaatttacccaaaaaattttattttaattcttaaagaaaataatttaggaCAAGATGCTATTATTCTTCTTTAAAAttcaatcttttaattttattcaattgtaaTATCAATAAAGACATTCAATATAACAatcataattaattagtttatctCCGATGTCCAAAAGGCATATTTAATGAGAGGTTTAATTGCCTCAATTTAACATCCCTTTTTGTCAATTTAAcattatgtatatacatacaaaaataaacaaaaaaatattacaaaaaaataataacaataaataaataaatcaatttaactgtacaaaggaaatatatacatatatatataaaaaaaacttgtCGGCGGCGCCACCTATCGACAAAAAGAAGCAGTTGTAGTTCGCTGCAAGCAGCTCAATGGGTGAACGTTGACAAAGACAGCCTTGTTTTTTTGACTTCGTAAAAACATTTTCTCGGCTTTTCCCTGTCTTCCCCATTTTCTTTCATATTCTGCGAGTCTAAgagctttatttttttcctgttaGCCAAACActctttttgtttcttcataGTCGATTTGGTTTGTTTTTAAACCCATTTTTTCGTTgctcaaaatattcaaatattcaatCCAATCAAAATGTCCGGAAACCAACCATCGGAGATCCAAATCAGGGTCAATTCCCGGAAAGGAAATAACTTGGTCCACCCAGTAGAGGTTGAGACTCAGACACCTCCATTATCGTCTCCCGGTCAGACCGCTTACAGAGAAATCAAGCATTTTAAGAAGTGGGTTCCATGGCTAATTCCTCTATTTGTCATTGCCAATGTTATTATGTTTATCATCACCATGTATGTGAATGATTGCCCCAAGAATTCTGAATCCTGTATTGCTGATTTCTTGGGTAGGTTCTCTTTCCAGCCTTTGAAAGAGAACCCTCTTCTTGGACCTTCATCGCATACGTAAGTTTAGAACACATTTGATCATGATTTCAAGCCCTTTTATCTTTATGTTtaaatgggtttttatttattattattattttttttttatgatgttaAAGATTAGCTTCAATGATGATCTATCTGAGAGTGAAACATTTTTGCTTTTCAgctgtttgttttatttaagcAGCTTGTGCGTGTTTATTGCTTTTCAGGCTACAGAAAATGGGGGCTCTTGATGTGAAAAAAGTGGTAGATGGTGATCAGGGATGGCGGCTCATCACTTGTAATTGGTTACACGGAGGGGTTTTCCATATATTGGCTAATATGTTGAGTCTTTTAGTCATTGGGATCCGGCTTGAGCAAGAATTTGGTTTTGGTAAGTATGTTAGGAATTAGTTTTGACTCTGTTTCTTAGAGTATTTTGTGAAGATTGTGATTCTTTATATCACCAAGACTAAAATGATTTTAGATGAATTTATTGTGCATATTTTGATGCTTTAGTGGTATATAACAGTTAGAAACAAGATTTTACTTGCCTTAAATGTAGGCTTTTGACTTTCTTGTTGTTAATCAATTAAACTGATGGAAATCAACACCTAGTTAATTACTTGTATTTAAATTCTTATTTAAACCTATGCAACCTAAAAAGTTTGAGCTCCAGAAATGATCGAATAATATATGCTAGCCTGTGACAGTCAGTATCTTTGCTAGTAATGACTAATTACAAAGGCTTGTAATTGCTGGCAAGATTTGAAAATTTCCTGTCGAATTTCTTCTTTTACATGTCAAGTTAGAGTGACTAATACACAGGATTATAACCAGAGTAGGTTCAATTATGATTAACATGATGCTTGATGGAACATctagtttttgatttttgattgttGGCCATCTGAACGATGCAGATGGTAAAGGCTTGTAGGATATCTCAAGTTACAAGTGCTTTTGCTTCATTGTTTGTGAAAAGCACTGACAGACAATTGTCTGGATTTTGTTTTACTAGGTTCTGGCAAATGTCTTAATAAGTTGTTGTCATTGATCTAAAATTATGATGATTTAGAATCCATGGCATTGTTTTGAGTTGGACTTTGACACATGGGGTTTTTCGTTTGGCCATGTATCATTTGGTAGGTCTAAGTATAGCATACCAAACTGTTTGCTAGACatgcttcttttgttttctattcACCATGAGAAAATGCTTCTTTTGTTTCTTACAATGCTAAACATAATCCATTTGTATTGCAGTCAGGATTGGGTTGCTTTACGTCATCTCTGGATTTGGTGGGAGTTTGTTATCTGCTCTTTTTATCCAGTCAAACATATCTGTCGGTGCTTCTGGTGCACTTTTTGGGTTACTGGGAGGAATGCTTTCTGAACTCATCACCAATTGGACAATTTACACTAGTAAGGTAAACATGCTAATGattccaattcaaatattgaaaacaataaaataattgagaCACTCAAGGCCATATTATGGTTATGCACTTTCAGTTGGCAGCATTTGTTACCCTTGTGATCATCATAGCTATTAACTTGGCTGTGGGAATACTCCCACATGTGGACAACTTTGCTCATATCGGAGGATTTCTTTCGGGTTTCTTGCTTGGATTTGTGTTTCTGATCCGCCCACAGTTTGGATGGGTTAGACAAAGATATACTCCTTCAGGAGATTTACCTTCCCCTAAACGTAAATTCAAGATGTATCAATGCATATTATGGATCATTTCTCTTATTCTATTAGTTGTTGGGTAAGCTCTGAATCTGTCTTTCTCTTTTACTTACTTCCTCTATGTTACTAGATTGCATTTGGAAAAGCACAGGTACAAATATAAATTAGGAGACAAGAAATGTTGACCAAtaactttaactaattttttattcagTGAAGTATTCCGTTTTATACCAACAATATGAAGTGAAAAAACATTTGAGTGAATAAGCTATATTAAATTGCTAATTACTAAACTTGAATAGGTTGACTCTTGGCCTGGTCTTGATTCTCCGGGGAGTTGATGCAAATGATCATTGTTCTTGGTGTCATTATCTGTCTTGTGTCCCTACTTCAAGCTGGAGCTGCAATACTGAGCCTGCATACTGTGTGGTAAGCAATGCTGAACACCGCTTATTCCCATCTTTATAACCAAGCGAAGGAGCTTTAATCATCTAGAAAAATTGTCTTTTGGTTTATGAAACCGGAAAATTAGTTTACATTTCATTGCCAAACAAAGGCTAAAATGTCACAAAGTAAACTTCTCAAGAACAAAGaggaaatagaaaatagaaacaacAGAATATAATGTCATCTATAACATCTTCAAAACTAGAAAGAAAAGTGGGAATTTTAATGCTTTTAGCTCTTCCATCCTGTTAAAGTTCTTAGTCAGGTGGTACAGATTTAAAACAACACACATAGCTCATGACAATTATGGTATTTTGCAGTCGAACCAGATTGGTAACCAGTTGGATTTAACATGCTCGAGCAACAATAAAACCTCCACGTATATGATACCGGATCCAAGCACTTCCCGGATCCAGAGCCTGTGTACACAGCTATGCAGttaattagatttatttatttatgcgaCATATTTGTGAGTTTGTTACTATGTAatttattgcctttttttttttttttttatttgagatAGTTGTAGATTATTTTGCTATGCTAATTTTTATTTGCACCTTTCATTTTtccttgtatatttttaatcttctttgtttttatccGTAAAATGTCATTCAGTTCTTTTGCCACATTAACATTACTAGATCACCCTTTTATTTTATGCTGATAATCAAAgtaagacaattttttttttttttttttttaatgatatggtAAGTGCTATTTCAAAACATacagtttttttgaaaaataagagGGTATAATAATGTTTTTTGAATGATGGGAATAAAACAAATGTTATACCAGAGATAAGACCAGTCTATTAAAATTTAGTTTCGTAAGTTTGCAAGATAGTATATATTACTAGTAAGCCTGTCAATtgcaataaatattatatataacaacaaataaGTTACATTATTCGAATTCACAATTTCTCTCCcatcgataatttttttttttttttttttccctacacaGCTTTTGAATCTCCTT comes from Ziziphus jujuba cultivar Dongzao chromosome 6, ASM3175591v1 and encodes:
- the LOC132804161 gene encoding RHOMBOID-like protein 4; translated protein: MSGNQPSEIQIRVNSRKGNNLVHPVEVETQTPPLSSPGQTAYREIKHFKKWVPWLIPLFVIANVIMFIITMYVNDCPKNSESCIADFLGRFSFQPLKENPLLGPSSHTLQKMGALDVKKVVDGDQGWRLITCNWLHGGVFHILANMLSLLVIGIRLEQEFGFVRIGLLYVISGFGGSLLSALFIQSNISVGASGALFGLLGGMLSELITNWTIYTSKLAAFVTLVIIIAINLAVGILPHVDNFAHIGGFLSGFLLGFVFLIRPQFGWVRQRYTPSGDLPSPKRKFKMYQCILWIISLILLVVGLTLGLVLILRGVDANDHCSWCHYLSCVPTSSWSCNTEPAYCVSNQIGNQLDLTCSSNNKTSTYMIPDPSTSRIQSLCTQLCS